In one window of Romboutsia hominis DNA:
- a CDS encoding PTS lactose/cellobiose transporter subunit IIA, which produces MDEKIFEISFGIIGYAGDAKGLAFEAIAQAKKGNIEAARETMKNSKEVITKAHRFQTELIQGEANGSKTEVSVLLVHAQDHLMNAMNFQQLAEEFIDLYEKLESK; this is translated from the coding sequence ATGGATGAAAAAATATTTGAAATATCATTTGGCATAATAGGATATGCAGGGGACGCAAAAGGATTAGCTTTTGAAGCAATAGCCCAAGCTAAAAAGGGGAATATAGAAGCAGCAAGAGAAACTATGAAAAATTCTAAGGAAGTAATAACTAAAGCTCATAGATTCCAAACAGAGCTTATACAAGGTGAGGCTAATGGAAGCAAAACAGAAGTGAGTGTTTTATTAGTTCATGCACAAGATCATTTGATGAATGCCATGAATTTTCAGCAGTTAGCAGAAGAGTTTATAGATTTATACGAAAAATTAGAAAGTAAGTAA
- a CDS encoding PTS sugar transporter subunit IIB has translation MVKIMLACSAGMSTSLLVTKMEAAAKEKDIEVEIWAISEVNLDREIGNCDVLLLGPQVRYILGKATEMAKPYNVPVEVINMMHYGTCNGKAVLDRAMELYNSK, from the coding sequence ATGGTAAAAATAATGTTAGCTTGTTCAGCGGGGATGTCAACTAGTTTACTAGTTACAAAAATGGAGGCTGCAGCGAAGGAAAAAGATATAGAGGTAGAAATATGGGCTATATCAGAAGTTAACTTAGATAGGGAAATAGGAAATTGTGACGTTTTATTATTAGGACCGCAAGTTAGATATATATTAGGTAAAGCGACAGAGATGGCTAAGCCATACAATGTACCAGTAGAGGTTATAAATATGATGCACTATGGAACATGTAATGGTAAAGCTGTATTAGATAGAGCAATGGAGTTATATAATTCAAAGTAA
- the rlmD gene encoding 23S rRNA (uracil(1939)-C(5))-methyltransferase RlmD produces MKRRDIIEFEIDKMEFGGTSVSLYDGKDIYMKGGITGQKVKAVVQKARSKKAEVKMLELLENSPLETEEPCKHFNQCGGCSILSVPYEKQLQIKERQVMDLFLQQELFGFKFLGIQGSPEQRMYRNKMEYTFGDEVKDGPLSLGLHKKGKHIDIITVDGCYLVDQDFINILKATVEYFNEKQIPYYRTFNHKGYLRNLVVRKGINTKEMMVNIVTSSQLDFDMTEYKNMLLNLGLDAELVSILHTINDGLADAVNCDELRILYGRDYIQEEILGLKFKISPFSFFQTNTKGAEELYSIAREFVGDHSDKVVFDLYSGTGTIGQVMAGSAKKVYGIEIIEEAVAAANQNAKLNGLTNCEFIAGDVAKTVNKLKEKPDLIIVDPPRPGVHKDAIRDICGFDSKEIIYISCNPKTLVLDLVEFKNYGYEVELVKCMDMFPNTPHVETVVKLKKA; encoded by the coding sequence GTGAAAAGAAGAGACATAATAGAGTTTGAAATAGATAAAATGGAGTTCGGTGGAACTTCTGTAAGTTTATATGATGGAAAAGATATATATATGAAGGGCGGAATAACTGGACAAAAAGTTAAAGCAGTAGTTCAAAAAGCTAGAAGTAAAAAAGCTGAAGTTAAAATGCTAGAACTTCTAGAAAACTCACCGCTAGAAACAGAAGAGCCATGCAAACATTTCAATCAATGTGGAGGATGTAGTATATTATCAGTTCCTTATGAAAAACAACTTCAAATAAAAGAAAGACAAGTAATGGATTTATTCTTACAACAAGAGTTATTTGGATTCAAATTCTTAGGAATACAAGGAAGTCCTGAGCAAAGAATGTACAGAAATAAAATGGAATATACTTTTGGAGATGAGGTTAAAGATGGTCCACTATCTTTAGGTCTTCACAAAAAAGGAAAACATATAGATATAATAACTGTTGATGGATGTTATTTAGTAGACCAAGACTTCATAAATATATTAAAAGCTACTGTAGAGTACTTTAATGAAAAGCAAATACCATATTACAGAACATTTAATCACAAAGGATACTTAAGAAACCTTGTAGTTAGAAAAGGTATAAATACTAAAGAGATGATGGTAAACATAGTTACATCTTCTCAACTAGATTTTGATATGACTGAGTATAAAAACATGCTTTTAAATTTAGGTTTAGATGCAGAATTAGTAAGTATACTACACACTATAAATGATGGATTAGCAGATGCAGTAAATTGTGATGAATTAAGAATTCTTTATGGAAGAGATTATATACAAGAAGAAATATTAGGGTTAAAATTTAAAATATCTCCATTCTCATTCTTCCAAACAAATACTAAAGGAGCAGAAGAGCTTTACTCTATAGCTAGAGAGTTTGTTGGAGACCACAGTGACAAGGTAGTATTTGACTTATACAGTGGAACTGGTACTATAGGACAAGTTATGGCAGGATCTGCTAAGAAAGTTTATGGTATAGAAATAATAGAAGAAGCTGTAGCAGCTGCTAATCAAAATGCAAAATTAAACGGTTTAACAAACTGTGAATTTATAGCAGGAGATGTTGCTAAAACAGTAAACAAATTAAAAGAAAAGCCAGATTTAATAATAGTTGACCCACCAAGACCAGGTGTACACAAAGATGCTATAAGAGATATATGTGGATTTGATTCTAAGGAAATAATATATATATCTTGTAATCCAAAGACATTAGTATTAGATTTAGTTGAATTTAAAAACTATGGATACGAAGTAGAATTAGTTAAATGTATGGATATGTTCCCAAATACACCTCATGTTGAAACTGTTGTTAAGTTAAAAAAAGCTTAA
- a CDS encoding pseudouridine synthase — protein MAKKLRIDKILSNIGYGSRAEIKKYCKQGMISVNGKNINNPGIQVDPENDKILFNGEEVNYREFVYIMLNKPDGYISATFDKHDPIVLDLIDSSYYVFEPFPVGRLDKDTEGLLVLTNDGQLAHRVLSPKKHVPKTYYAKIEGIVTKEDVVAFSKGVTLDDGYETMPSQLKILKSDEISEIELTIHEGKFHQVKRMFESVGKKVVYLKRLSMGKLELDKNLELGEYRELTEDEIKLLEER, from the coding sequence ATGGCTAAAAAATTACGTATAGATAAAATACTTTCTAATATAGGATATGGTAGTAGAGCGGAAATAAAAAAATACTGTAAGCAAGGTATGATATCTGTAAATGGAAAAAATATAAATAATCCAGGGATTCAAGTTGACCCAGAAAATGATAAAATACTTTTTAATGGAGAAGAAGTAAACTATAGAGAATTTGTGTACATAATGTTAAATAAACCAGATGGATATATATCGGCGACTTTTGATAAGCATGACCCAATAGTATTAGACTTAATAGATTCATCATACTATGTTTTTGAACCATTTCCAGTAGGTAGGTTAGACAAAGATACAGAAGGGCTATTGGTATTAACAAATGATGGACAACTTGCACATAGGGTATTATCACCAAAAAAGCATGTACCAAAAACTTACTATGCTAAAATAGAAGGAATTGTAACAAAAGAGGATGTAGTTGCTTTCTCAAAAGGAGTTACGCTTGATGATGGATATGAAACTATGCCGTCACAACTTAAAATATTAAAGAGTGATGAAATATCAGAAATAGAACTTACTATACATGAAGGAAAATTCCACCAAGTTAAAAGAATGTTTGAGAGTGTAGGTAAAAAAGTAGTATACTTAAAAAGACTGTCTATGGGAAAATTAGAGCTAGATAAAAATCTAGAGCTAGGAGAATATAGAGAATTAACAGAAGATGAAATAAAATTATTAGAAGAAAGATAA
- a CDS encoding DUF3298 and DUF4163 domain-containing protein yields MNKKRNIRVFMSLICIALLSLILLYNTELVDISSKVKANIVDSIKIVKVTEERSKIECKNLSITVRMPKLYCDNKNAERYINSFIRNNINSYINHKRQDIELQNNKQKTNILLEYNLAFQSKDVINIVIVKETKSGKNKFSTNKESYVFDLKTGQRIYIDNLLGEDENYKELIKSYINKTIDENKIDIDKNLVIIDKETNFIIVDGGLSIILDQNKDGKMREYEFKVPYDVFNNKVKSINTKNIIANVDTQTITQNNKYINSILNIPIIISSNKDIDKELNYKIRKDIMDFYNKVYESAKNYFDNVDVSKDKFVANVDYEVKKNSDDILSIKVTYHQYSGGAHEDYEDISYNIDMRSGRILKLSDLFKPNSDYIKVINNEIRRQIEELVKNNKEYEGIYQFESIEKDNKFYIEDNNIVIYFDLYKIAPFAAGIPEFKINNSIISHMLKEEYLEILK; encoded by the coding sequence ATGAATAAAAAAAGAAATATAAGAGTATTTATGTCATTAATATGTATAGCATTACTATCTTTAATACTTTTATATAATACTGAGTTAGTAGATATATCAAGTAAAGTAAAAGCTAACATAGTAGATAGTATAAAAATAGTAAAGGTTACTGAAGAAAGAAGTAAAATAGAATGTAAAAATTTATCAATAACAGTTAGAATGCCTAAATTATATTGTGATAATAAAAATGCTGAAAGGTACATTAATTCTTTTATCAGAAATAATATAAATAGTTATATAAATCATAAGAGGCAAGATATAGAATTACAAAATAATAAACAAAAAACTAATATATTATTAGAATATAATTTAGCGTTTCAAAGTAAAGATGTAATCAATATAGTTATAGTAAAAGAAACTAAAAGTGGAAAAAATAAATTTTCAACCAACAAAGAAAGTTATGTTTTTGATTTAAAGACAGGGCAAAGAATATATATAGATAATCTTTTAGGAGAAGATGAAAACTATAAAGAATTAATAAAATCTTATATAAATAAGACTATAGATGAAAATAAAATAGATATAGACAAAAATCTAGTAATTATAGATAAGGAAACTAATTTTATAATTGTAGACGGGGGATTATCAATAATATTGGACCAAAATAAAGATGGTAAGATGAGAGAATATGAATTTAAAGTTCCATATGATGTTTTTAATAACAAAGTAAAATCAATAAACACAAAAAATATAATTGCAAATGTAGATACGCAAACAATTACTCAAAATAATAAATATATAAATAGTATATTAAATATTCCTATAATAATATCTTCAAATAAGGATATAGATAAAGAATTAAATTATAAAATTAGAAAAGATATAATGGATTTTTATAATAAAGTTTATGAGAGCGCTAAAAACTATTTTGATAATGTTGATGTATCAAAAGATAAATTTGTTGCAAATGTGGATTATGAAGTTAAAAAAAATAGTGATGATATATTAAGTATAAAAGTAACTTACCATCAATATAGTGGAGGAGCTCATGAAGACTATGAAGATATAAGTTATAATATAGACATGAGAAGTGGAAGAATATTAAAATTAAGCGATTTATTTAAGCCAAACTCAGATTATATAAAAGTAATAAATAATGAGATTAGAAGGCAAATAGAGGAATTAGTTAAAAATAATAAGGAGTATGAAGGTATATATCAATTTGAATCAATAGAAAAAGACAATAAGTTTTATATAGAGGACAATAATATAGTTATTTACTTTGATTTATATAAAATTGCACCATTTGCAGCAGGGATACCAGAATTTAAAATAAATAATAGTATAATAAGTCATATGTTAAAAGAAGAATACTTAGAAATACTAAAATAG
- the chbG gene encoding chitin disaccharide deacetylase: MTKLIVNADDFGYCKAVNYGIISAYKEGVVKSTTVMANMPGFEHAMKLLKENPGLACGVHMTISCNRPVLPNLESLVDENGRFFRRITNDVIDKMNLDEIYEELCAQIEKVKKYTEISHLDSHHHVHTLKKLQPVIERIIEKYKLPIRGGFEYNLEYSKVVPMLDTFYSDNVEIDYFKKNINTLKEYDALDIMTHPAYLDAYILNSTSYAMQRTKEHEILTSEEVKKYLNDNFELSSYRDI; this comes from the coding sequence ATGACTAAACTTATAGTAAATGCAGATGATTTTGGATATTGTAAAGCTGTAAATTACGGGATAATATCAGCGTATAAAGAAGGAGTAGTAAAATCTACAACAGTTATGGCTAATATGCCAGGATTTGAGCATGCTATGAAACTTTTAAAGGAAAATCCAGGTTTGGCATGTGGAGTCCATATGACTATTAGTTGTAATAGACCAGTACTTCCTAATTTGGAAAGCCTAGTAGACGAAAATGGAAGATTTTTTAGGCGAATCACTAATGATGTAATAGATAAGATGAACTTAGATGAAATTTATGAAGAACTTTGTGCTCAAATAGAAAAAGTAAAGAAATACACTGAAATTTCTCATCTTGATAGTCATCACCATGTTCATACTTTAAAGAAACTACAGCCAGTTATTGAAAGGATAATAGAAAAGTATAAGTTACCAATAAGAGGTGGATTTGAATATAATCTAGAATATTCAAAAGTAGTACCTATGTTAGATACTTTTTATAGTGATAATGTGGAAATTGATTACTTTAAGAAGAATATAAATACTTTAAAAGAATATGACGCTTTAGATATAATGACTCATCCAGCATACTTAGATGCATATATTTTAAACTCTACATCTTATGCAATGCAAAGAACAAAAGAGCATGAGATATTGACATCAGAGGAAGTTAAAAAGTATTTAAATGATAACTTTGAATTGAGTAGTTACAGGGACATTTAG
- the fba gene encoding class II fructose-1,6-bisphosphate aldolase: MLVSAKDMLQKAREGKYAVGQFNINNLEWTKAILLTAQENNSPVILGVSEGAAKYMCGFKTIVNMVEGMMEELNITVPVAVHLDHGSYDGAKKAMEAGFSSIMFDGSHYPIEENIAKTKEMVELAHAKGLSLEAEVGSIGGEEDGVVGAGEVADPAECKLIADLGIDMLAAGIGNIHGKYPENWAGLNFDALAAINNATGNMPLVLHGGTGIPAEMIQKAISLGVSKINVNTECQLAFADATRKYIEAGKDLEGKGFDPRKLLAPGFESIKTTVKEKMELFGSINKA, from the coding sequence ATGTTAGTTTCAGCTAAAGACATGTTACAAAAAGCTAGAGAAGGAAAATACGCAGTAGGTCAATTCAACATAAATAACTTAGAATGGACTAAGGCAATATTATTAACTGCTCAGGAAAACAATTCTCCAGTTATATTAGGAGTATCTGAAGGTGCTGCTAAATATATGTGTGGTTTTAAAACTATAGTCAATATGGTTGAAGGAATGATGGAAGAATTAAACATAACTGTTCCAGTTGCTGTTCATTTAGACCACGGAAGCTACGATGGAGCTAAAAAAGCTATGGAAGCTGGTTTCTCTTCAATAATGTTTGATGGTTCTCACTATCCAATCGAAGAAAATATAGCTAAAACTAAAGAAATGGTTGAATTAGCTCATGCTAAAGGTCTTTCTTTAGAAGCAGAAGTTGGTTCTATAGGTGGAGAAGAAGACGGTGTTGTTGGTGCTGGTGAAGTTGCAGATCCAGCTGAATGTAAATTAATAGCAGATTTAGGAATAGATATGCTAGCTGCTGGTATAGGTAATATACATGGTAAATATCCAGAAAATTGGGCTGGATTAAACTTTGATGCTTTAGCTGCTATAAATAATGCTACAGGAAACATGCCATTAGTATTACACGGAGGAACTGGTATACCTGCTGAAATGATACAAAAAGCTATATCATTAGGTGTTTCTAAAATAAACGTTAATACTGAGTGTCAATTAGCATTTGCTGATGCTACTCGTAAGTATATAGAAGCTGGTAAAGACTTAGAAGGTAAAGGATTTGACCCTCGTAAGCTTTTAGCTCCAGGGTTTGAATCTATAAAAACTACTGTTAAAGAAAAAATGGAATTATTCGGATCAATAAATAAAGCTTAA
- a CDS encoding PTS sugar transporter subunit IIC encodes MEALMNFMERHLVPIASKVGSQRHLVAIRDGFIAMIPVTMVGAFGSLIKNLPLKPYQDMLANTTVGQQISALGGDLWWGSLAMMSLFLAVSVAYSLAKSYEANGLQAGLLALCGFLVLSPQTADIVTEAGEAVSGWGFIPWGYVSTNALFTAMVVALVTTEIYVRLSKVTWLTIKMPDGVPPAVSRSFAKLLPGVIALFIVGIIGIIVKLLSNGLFINDLLSTYLSKPLTGMADSLGGAMFTVLFIHVLWIFGLHGANIALPAVEPILMELGGKNAELASAGATEGYHVFAGAFLDAFVYLGGSGMILGLIIALIIAGRRRKEMIALGGPPACFNISEPMIFGMPIVLNPIYMIPFVLAPVLCTITSYLAISSGIVAPVLMAKIPWITPPIFSGIMATGHWTGGALAAVNLIISVVIYLPFVVADERMAKKRLAKQQG; translated from the coding sequence ATGGAAGCATTAATGAACTTTATGGAAAGACATTTAGTTCCAATAGCATCTAAGGTTGGCTCACAAAGACACTTAGTAGCAATAAGAGATGGTTTCATTGCTATGATACCAGTAACTATGGTTGGGGCATTTGGATCACTTATAAAAAACTTACCATTAAAACCTTACCAAGATATGTTAGCTAACACTACAGTTGGTCAACAAATATCTGCACTTGGAGGCGATTTATGGTGGGGATCACTTGCAATGATGTCATTATTTTTAGCTGTGTCAGTAGCCTATTCTTTAGCAAAATCATATGAAGCAAATGGTTTACAAGCAGGACTTCTAGCATTATGTGGATTTTTAGTGTTATCTCCTCAAACTGCAGACATAGTAACTGAGGCAGGAGAGGCAGTTTCAGGGTGGGGGTTTATACCTTGGGGTTATGTGTCAACTAATGCACTATTTACTGCTATGGTAGTAGCACTAGTAACAACAGAAATTTATGTAAGATTATCTAAAGTAACTTGGTTAACTATAAAAATGCCAGATGGTGTACCACCAGCAGTTTCTAGATCATTTGCAAAATTATTACCAGGAGTAATAGCGTTATTTATAGTAGGTATAATAGGTATAATAGTAAAACTTTTATCAAACGGATTATTTATAAATGATTTATTATCAACATATTTATCGAAACCTTTAACTGGTATGGCTGACTCTTTAGGAGGGGCTATGTTTACAGTATTGTTTATCCATGTTTTATGGATATTTGGATTACATGGTGCAAACATAGCACTTCCTGCAGTAGAGCCAATATTAATGGAATTAGGTGGTAAAAATGCTGAGTTAGCATCAGCAGGAGCAACAGAAGGTTACCATGTATTTGCAGGAGCATTTTTAGATGCATTTGTATACTTAGGTGGTTCAGGGATGATACTTGGATTAATAATAGCATTAATAATAGCAGGTAGAAGACGTAAAGAAATGATAGCTTTAGGTGGACCACCAGCATGTTTCAATATAAGTGAGCCTATGATATTTGGTATGCCAATAGTATTAAATCCAATATACATGATTCCATTTGTACTAGCGCCAGTATTATGTACAATAACTTCATACTTAGCTATATCCAGTGGGATAGTAGCACCAGTTTTAATGGCAAAAATTCCTTGGATAACTCCTCCAATATTTAGTGGAATAATGGCTACAGGGCATTGGACTGGTGGAGCATTAGCAGCAGTTAACTTAATAATATCTGTTGTTATATATTTACCATTTGTAGTTGCAGATGAAAGAATGGCAAAAAAAAGATTAGCTAAACAACAAGGTTAG
- a CDS encoding GntR family transcriptional regulator: MGQPIYKIIENYVKELINSGKLNQGDLIPSEHQLCEEFNVTRMTVRSALNNLVKEGYIARRRGIGSIVLGSKVYDNISSISGFTKEMNSKGYKVSSILVSLEKIESDDEISEKLNISEGDYVWEIKRVRLANDKRLSYMITYMPDKLFPNINETHCKGSLYEYVEEVSGRKIAISEREVEAVISNDELEENLKLDRKEPLLYIKQVCRLDNGEAFEYSHTYHYGYTLTVNAISK, translated from the coding sequence ATGGGTCAACCTATATATAAAATAATAGAGAACTATGTAAAAGAATTAATTAATTCAGGAAAATTAAATCAAGGAGATTTAATACCATCAGAACATCAATTATGCGAAGAATTTAATGTAACAAGAATGACTGTTAGATCAGCACTTAATAATCTAGTTAAAGAAGGATATATAGCAAGGAGGAGGGGTATAGGAAGTATAGTTTTAGGAAGTAAGGTATATGACAATATATCTTCTATAAGTGGTTTTACAAAAGAGATGAATAGCAAAGGATATAAAGTATCAAGTATATTAGTTAGTTTAGAAAAAATAGAATCAGATGATGAAATTTCTGAAAAGCTAAATATAAGTGAAGGTGATTATGTTTGGGAGATAAAGAGAGTTAGACTAGCAAATGATAAGAGATTATCGTATATGATTACATATATGCCAGATAAACTATTTCCAAATATAAATGAAACTCACTGCAAGGGTTCTTTATATGAATATGTTGAAGAAGTTAGCGGACGTAAGATAGCTATATCAGAAAGAGAAGTAGAGGCTGTCATATCTAATGATGAGTTAGAAGAAAATCTAAAATTGGATAGAAAAGAACCGTTATTATATATAAAGCAAGTTTGCAGACTTGATAACGGTGAAGCATTTGAATACTCTCATACATACCATTATGGTTATACTTTAACCGTTAACGCTATATCTAAATAA
- the sleC gene encoding spore cortex-lytic germination protein SleC produces the protein MQDGFLTVSVIDSNTNQPIENATVNIYSIPESEQRLTKVYENLKTDSSGQITGLTLDAPDVNYSLDPSSPIRPYSIYSVEVSKDGYETVLIDGTQILATVEARQTVPVNLKTRSRNSYSRQNEQVFDIPDHTLYGDYPPKIPESSLKPLPPPTGFVVLDNPVVPEFIVVHDGMPEDTSAPNYWIPFKDYIKNVASSEIYSTWPEQTIYANVIAIVSFTLNRVFTEWYRNKGYSYTITSTTAFDHKFINNRNFFDTINVVVDDIFNTFIKRPPTSRQPLLAQYCDGVKSQCPNQMTQWGSKYLGDEGKDYESILRSFYGEQIIFEKAPIVSGVPISFPGQILQVGSNNNYVKTIQNQLNAISNSYPLIPKVKEDGIFGESTAEAVKVFQGIFGLPKNGIVDFKTWYEISRIYVAVTKIASLNPTI, from the coding sequence CTACTCTATTCCAGAGTCAGAGCAACGTTTAACTAAAGTTTACGAAAACTTAAAAACAGACTCTTCTGGTCAAATCACAGGTTTAACACTAGATGCTCCAGATGTAAATTATTCACTAGATCCTTCTTCACCTATAAGACCATATAGCATTTATTCTGTTGAGGTGTCTAAAGATGGTTATGAAACAGTTTTAATAGACGGTACGCAGATCTTAGCTACTGTAGAAGCTCGACAAACAGTTCCTGTTAATTTAAAAACTAGATCTAGAAATTCTTATTCCAGACAAAATGAACAAGTATTTGATATTCCAGACCATACCCTATATGGAGATTATCCGCCTAAAATCCCTGAAAGTAGTTTAAAACCTCTACCACCTCCTACTGGGTTTGTTGTTCTTGATAATCCAGTAGTTCCAGAATTTATAGTCGTTCATGATGGAATGCCTGAAGATACTTCAGCTCCTAACTATTGGATACCTTTTAAAGACTATATAAAAAACGTAGCTTCTTCTGAAATATATTCTACGTGGCCTGAACAAACTATTTATGCTAATGTAATAGCTATAGTTTCATTCACTTTAAATAGAGTATTTACTGAATGGTACAGAAATAAAGGCTATAGCTATACTATTACTTCTACTACTGCTTTTGACCATAAATTTATTAATAATAGAAACTTCTTTGATACTATTAATGTTGTAGTTGATGATATATTTAATACTTTTATAAAAAGACCACCTACCTCTAGACAGCCCCTTTTAGCTCAATATTGTGATGGTGTAAAATCTCAATGCCCAAATCAAATGACTCAATGGGGAAGTAAATACCTTGGAGATGAAGGTAAAGACTATGAAAGTATATTAAGATCATTTTATGGTGAGCAAATAATCTTTGAAAAAGCACCTATCGTAAGTGGTGTTCCTATATCTTTCCCTGGCCAAATTTTACAAGTAGGTTCTAATAATAACTATGTTAAAACTATTCAAAACCAACTTAATGCAATCTCTAATTCATACCCTCTAATACCTAAAGTTAAAGAAGATGGCATTTTTGGAGAATCTACTGCTGAGGCTGTTAAAGTATTTCAAGGAATTTTTGGCCTACCTAAAAATGGTATTGTTGATTTTAAAACATGGTACGAAATATCTAGAATATATGTAGCTGTAACTAAAATAGCTTCTTTAAATCCTACAATATAG
- a CDS encoding DUF1904 domain-containing protein — translation MPQIKVRGINENDICKISENMIDKLVEAVKCPRDYFEIECIKSVAIRDGKIADVYPFVEVAWFDRGQEVQDTVAKIITDSIRDGLKVESMDLAFTVFEKEKYYENGEHF, via the coding sequence ATGCCACAAATAAAAGTAAGAGGTATAAATGAAAATGATATATGTAAAATAAGTGAAAATATGATAGATAAATTAGTGGAAGCAGTAAAATGTCCTAGAGATTATTTTGAAATAGAATGTATAAAATCTGTAGCAATAAGAGACGGAAAAATAGCAGATGTATATCCATTTGTGGAAGTAGCTTGGTTTGATAGAGGACAAGAAGTCCAAGACACAGTAGCTAAAATAATAACAGATAGTATAAGGGATGGATTAAAAGTAGAAAGTATGGATTTAGCATTTACTGTTTTTGAAAAGGAAAAATACTATGAAAATGGAGAACATTTTTAA
- a CDS encoding 6-phospho-beta-glucosidase, which yields MKKGLKIVTIGGGSSYTPELIEGFIKRYSELPVKELWLVDIEAGKEKLEIVGNLAKRMIKKSGLDIKINLTLDRREALKGADFVTTQLRVGLLDARIKDESIPLSHGVIGQETNGAGGLFKALRTVPVILDIIKDIEELCPNAWLINFTNPTGVITEAVFKYTNFKNYVGLCNVPIGVRNGVAKLFEVESDRIYMDFAGLNHMVYGLNVILDGKDVTKEAIDKFVSSKISMENIKAIDFNPEFVKALGAIPCPYHRYYYKTKEMLDEELEEFKKGKARGQVVKELEGQLFELYKDESLDIKPPQLEKRGGAYYSDAACNLISSIYNDKRDIQVVNTLNNGAIRNFRDDQAVEVSSVITSEGPKPLSMGYLPQCTDGLVSDIKSFEILAAKAAVYGDYESALLALCINPLIPSDDLAKTILDEMLEAHKEYLPQFNK from the coding sequence ATGAAAAAAGGTCTTAAGATAGTTACAATAGGGGGAGGATCAAGTTATACCCCCGAATTAATAGAAGGATTTATAAAAAGATATAGTGAGCTACCAGTTAAAGAACTATGGCTTGTAGATATAGAAGCAGGGAAAGAAAAATTAGAAATAGTAGGTAATCTTGCCAAGAGAATGATTAAAAAATCTGGATTAGATATTAAAATTAACCTTACATTAGATAGAAGAGAAGCTTTAAAAGGTGCAGATTTTGTAACAACTCAATTAAGAGTTGGATTATTAGATGCTAGAATAAAAGATGAAAGTATTCCTTTATCACATGGAGTAATAGGTCAAGAAACTAATGGTGCAGGAGGGCTGTTTAAAGCCCTTCGCACTGTACCAGTTATACTAGATATAATAAAAGATATAGAAGAGTTGTGTCCAAATGCATGGTTAATAAATTTTACAAATCCAACAGGTGTAATAACTGAAGCAGTATTTAAATACACAAACTTCAAAAACTATGTAGGATTATGTAATGTTCCTATAGGTGTTAGAAATGGAGTTGCAAAGTTATTTGAAGTAGAAAGTGATAGAATATATATGGATTTTGCTGGACTTAATCATATGGTATATGGGCTTAATGTTATTTTGGATGGCAAAGATGTCACAAAGGAAGCAATAGATAAGTTTGTAAGTTCTAAAATAAGTATGGAAAATATAAAGGCAATAGATTTTAATCCAGAGTTTGTTAAAGCTTTAGGTGCTATACCTTGTCCATACCATAGATATTATTATAAAACTAAAGAAATGCTAGATGAAGAATTAGAAGAATTTAAAAAAGGTAAAGCAAGAGGTCAAGTTGTTAAAGAATTAGAAGGGCAACTATTTGAACTTTATAAAGATGAAAGTTTAGACATAAAACCACCTCAACTTGAGAAAAGGGGAGGAGCATATTATAGTGATGCAGCTTGTAACTTAATAAGTTCTATATACAATGATAAAAGGGATATACAAGTAGTTAATACATTAAATAATGGAGCCATAAGAAACTTTAGAGATGATCAAGCTGTTGAAGTTAGTAGTGTAATAACTAGCGAAGGACCAAAACCTTTATCAATGGGATATCTTCCGCAGTGTACTGATGGTTTAGTAAGTGATATAAAATCTTTTGAAATATTGGCAGCCAAAGCAGCCGTATATGGAGATTACGAAAGTGCATTATTAGCACTTTGTATCAACCCATTAATACCTTCAGATGATTTAGCAAAAACTATATTAGATGAGATGTTAGAGGCTCATAAAGAGTACTTACCTCAATTTAATAAGTAG